A window from Kovacikia minuta CCNUW1 encodes these proteins:
- a CDS encoding NAD(P)/FAD-dependent oxidoreductase, with product MSHHYFGNDHWKPTAPGLKTVEDALEMRRRIFMAFEAAEKETDVDRRRAWLTFVIVGGGPTGVELAGAIAELAFNTLKRDFRTIDTTETQILLLEGLDRILPPYPPELSAKAETYLNRLGVTVQTKTMVTDISDHTVTFKRDGQMEHVAARTILWAAGVKASAMGKVLADRTGASLDRVGRVMVEPDLSIPNHPNIFVIGDLANFAHQGDKPLPGVAPVAVQEGEYVARLVKKRLKGETLAPFTYADAGSLAVIGQNAAVVDLGFVKLTGAIAWLAWVFVHIYYLIEFDNKLIVMLQWGWNYFTRNRGARLITGEASLIQIEQDANGEYRTPAGNESAVEV from the coding sequence GTGAGTCACCACTACTTTGGCAATGACCACTGGAAACCCACTGCGCCTGGACTAAAAACGGTGGAAGATGCATTGGAGATGCGCCGCCGTATATTTATGGCGTTTGAGGCTGCGGAAAAGGAAACCGATGTAGACAGGCGACGGGCCTGGCTGACGTTTGTGATTGTGGGGGGTGGCCCAACTGGAGTGGAACTGGCAGGGGCGATCGCGGAACTGGCATTCAACACTCTTAAGCGAGACTTTCGCACGATCGACACCACCGAAACCCAGATTCTTTTGCTGGAAGGACTGGATCGCATTTTGCCCCCCTACCCGCCGGAGCTATCCGCAAAAGCTGAAACCTACTTGAACCGTTTGGGGGTAACGGTGCAAACCAAAACGATGGTGACGGATATTTCTGACCACACCGTTACGTTTAAGCGGGATGGGCAGATGGAACACGTTGCGGCGCGCACCATTCTGTGGGCAGCGGGTGTCAAAGCTTCGGCAATGGGAAAGGTGCTCGCCGATCGCACAGGCGCGTCCCTGGATCGGGTGGGGCGCGTTATGGTGGAACCCGATTTGAGTATCCCCAACCATCCCAACATTTTTGTAATTGGGGATCTGGCAAACTTTGCGCACCAGGGCGATAAACCCCTCCCCGGTGTGGCTCCGGTAGCCGTTCAGGAAGGAGAGTACGTTGCCCGCCTGGTTAAAAAGCGGCTAAAGGGTGAAACACTCGCCCCGTTTACCTATGCCGATGCGGGCAGCCTGGCGGTGATTGGGCAGAATGCCGCTGTAGTGGATTTGGGATTTGTTAAACTGACAGGCGCGATCGCCTGGTTAGCCTGGGTTTTTGTCCATATCTACTACCTGATTGAGTTTGACAACAAATTGATTGTGATGTTGCAGTGGGGCTGGAACTACTTCACCCGCAATCGGGGTGCCCGTCTAATCACGGGTGAGGCTTCCTTGATTCAAATTGAGCAAGATGCCAATGGTGAATACCGGACCCCTGCTGGAAACGAATCTGCTGTAGAGGTCTAG
- a CDS encoding FAD-dependent oxidoreductase — protein sequence MVEGNGKSAHRVVVIGGGFGGLYAAKSLGRAPVQVTLIDKRNFHLFQPLLYQVATGTLSPADISSPLRGILNDYKNTQVLMDEVVDLDPQAGKVVLRGREISYDTLIVATRCESPLLWQ from the coding sequence ATGGTAGAAGGGAATGGAAAATCAGCCCATCGGGTTGTGGTGATCGGTGGGGGCTTTGGTGGGCTGTATGCAGCAAAGTCTTTAGGACGTGCCCCCGTACAAGTGACTCTGATAGACAAACGTAACTTTCATCTATTTCAACCGCTGCTCTACCAGGTAGCAACGGGAACCCTTTCTCCAGCAGATATTTCTTCCCCGTTGCGAGGGATTTTGAATGACTACAAAAATACTCAGGTGTTGATGGATGAGGTCGTTGATCTTGATCCTCAGGCAGGTAAAGTCGTTTTGCGGGGCAGAGAAATTTCCTATGACACCTTGATTGTTGCTACCAGGTGTGAGTCACCACTACTTTGGCAATGA
- a CDS encoding sensor domain-containing diguanylate cyclase, protein MMCFPFRRQSYFGQQDQQIFDTAQEQENEEKFTNKAGMTYYTATKRSLHKDAAGNVFLVGIIRDITDRKRMEEDLKRTAAELSRSNAELMQSTNHLRHLANHDALTGLPNRILFQERLSQALTWADENNQLVALLFLDLDGFKLINDTQGHDVGDLLLKAIAQRLTQCLRGSDTVSRLGGDEFTVILPAIPTPQDAGRVAEKILSTLAKPFAIDGHTIFVTISVGISLYPKQGQDAETLIKEADNAMYRAKELGKNRYEFAPS, encoded by the coding sequence ATGATGTGTTTCCCCTTCAGGAGGCAGAGCTATTTCGGCCAGCAAGACCAGCAGATTTTTGATACCGCCCAGGAGCAGGAAAACGAAGAAAAATTTACGAATAAAGCTGGAATGACCTATTACACTGCCACCAAACGGTCTCTACATAAGGATGCGGCAGGTAATGTGTTTTTAGTTGGCATTATTCGGGATATTACCGATCGCAAGCGGATGGAAGAAGACCTGAAACGGACTGCGGCAGAACTGAGCCGCTCCAACGCTGAACTGATGCAATCGACCAACCACCTGCGCCATCTGGCAAATCATGACGCCTTAACAGGCTTACCTAACCGGATTCTGTTTCAGGAGCGCTTGAGCCAGGCACTTACCTGGGCAGACGAAAATAATCAACTCGTCGCACTGTTATTTCTGGATCTGGATGGTTTCAAACTGATTAATGATACTCAAGGGCACGATGTTGGGGATTTGCTGTTGAAGGCGATCGCCCAACGCCTGACCCAATGTTTGCGCGGCAGTGACACGGTTTCCCGATTGGGTGGAGATGAATTTACCGTAATTTTGCCCGCTATTCCTACGCCCCAGGACGCTGGAAGGGTGGCTGAAAAAATTCTCTCAACCCTTGCCAAACCGTTTGCAATTGACGGGCATACCATCTTTGTCACAATCAGTGTCGGGATCAGCCTTTACCCAAAGCAGGGTCAAGATGCCGAAACCCTGATCAAAGAAGCAGATAACGCCATGTATCGCGCCAAGGAATTGGGCAAGAATCGCTATGAGTTTGCGCCTTCGTAA
- a CDS encoding CHASE2 domain-containing protein — translation MALRQTALRDFFYTAYSNELDASPRPITGVELQANFVSQILSTALEGRSLINVWSDPWEWLWILGWSWLGAQIVWKLRSPYKITPTLFIAGIGLTGICFGAFLMGGWWLPLVPPMMGLMGAAIVVTAHLAHLQEELKRSKEFLNSIINTIPDPIFVKDRRHRWIVLNQAYSKFLGYPLEELLEKSDYDVFPLQEAELFRPARPADF, via the coding sequence TTGGCTCTACGGCAGACAGCTTTAAGGGATTTTTTCTATACCGCTTACAGTAATGAACTGGATGCCTCACCCCGACCCATTACTGGGGTTGAACTCCAAGCAAATTTTGTTAGCCAAATTCTTAGCACTGCCCTGGAGGGACGATCGCTGATCAATGTCTGGTCTGACCCGTGGGAGTGGCTTTGGATTCTGGGCTGGTCCTGGCTGGGGGCACAGATTGTCTGGAAGCTGCGATCGCCCTACAAAATCACGCCCACGCTTTTCATCGCAGGAATTGGACTCACCGGAATTTGTTTTGGAGCATTTCTCATGGGCGGCTGGTGGTTACCCCTGGTGCCGCCGATGATGGGGTTAATGGGGGCAGCGATCGTTGTCACCGCCCATCTTGCCCATCTACAAGAAGAACTCAAACGCTCGAAGGAATTCCTCAATAGCATTATCAACACGATCCCCGACCCGATCTTTGTCAAAGATCGACGGCATCGTTGGATTGTCCTGAATCAGGCTTACAGCAAATTTCTGGGCTACCCCCTGGAAGAACTACTGGAGAAGTCGGATTATGATGTGTTTCCCCTTCAGGAGGCAGAGCTATTTCGGCCAGCAAGACCAGCAGATTTTTGA
- a CDS encoding CHASE2 domain-containing protein: protein MQLGKRAFQKFLKRRFWEGSRILLTSVGVAGCVVLLRCGGLLQVWEWMALDQFFRSRPLEAVDERLLIVGINEADLRKAKQWPISDAMMAQLLQKIQASDPQAIGLDLYRDLAVEPGHGELLNVYRTLPNLVGVKQIKDKNNAGVSAPPVLNQRHQIGFNNLVFDADGRVRRSLLYWTLNDGSVYESFALKLALIYLQNKGITPQSAPANPEYLQLGKGVFPPFAANDGAYIQADDGGYQILGNLRGPAKTFPTVSMMDVLEGRVPPEMVRDRIVLIGSTADSFKGFFLYRLQ, encoded by the coding sequence ATGCAGTTAGGCAAACGAGCGTTTCAGAAATTCCTCAAACGGCGCTTTTGGGAGGGAAGCCGGATCTTGCTAACTTCTGTGGGAGTTGCTGGATGTGTGGTTCTGCTCCGTTGTGGGGGACTTTTGCAGGTCTGGGAGTGGATGGCACTGGACCAATTTTTTCGATCGCGTCCGCTAGAAGCAGTGGATGAACGCTTGCTGATTGTTGGAATAAATGAAGCAGATTTACGAAAAGCAAAGCAGTGGCCGATTTCGGATGCCATGATGGCTCAATTGCTGCAAAAAATTCAGGCTTCTGATCCCCAGGCGATCGGCTTGGATCTCTACCGGGATCTTGCAGTGGAACCGGGGCATGGCGAGTTGCTTAACGTTTATCGGACCTTGCCGAATCTGGTTGGAGTTAAACAAATTAAGGACAAAAACAATGCCGGTGTTTCCGCTCCTCCGGTCTTGAATCAGCGCCACCAGATTGGATTCAATAATTTGGTGTTTGACGCAGATGGTCGGGTGCGACGATCACTGCTTTACTGGACGTTGAACGATGGCAGTGTATATGAAAGTTTTGCGCTCAAACTGGCACTGATTTATTTGCAGAACAAGGGGATTACCCCCCAATCTGCCCCGGCCAATCCTGAATATTTACAGTTAGGAAAAGGGGTTTTTCCTCCATTTGCTGCTAACGATGGGGCATATATTCAAGCGGATGATGGCGGTTACCAAATTTTGGGGAATCTGCGAGGTCCGGCGAAAACTTTTCCAACCGTGTCCATGATGGATGTGCTGGAAGGGCGGGTACCGCCAGAGATGGTACGCGATCGCATCGTGCTGATTGGCTCTACGGCAGACAGCTTTAAGGGATTTTTTCTATACCGCTTACAGTAA